Genomic DNA from Panthera uncia isolate 11264 chromosome E3, Puncia_PCG_1.0, whole genome shotgun sequence:
AAACATTTGTCGTTATTGTTAACTTATTTCCTTAGGAAACCTTTCCAGGACATCAGAGAGGACCCTGTATAGTGTTCCACATGCCTCATTATAAAGCCTTCTCTTTCCCCGGCCTCTGTTTGGCCCTCTCCCGACTCACCCCCTCTCTGACCCACCATCCCAGCCAGCTTTCTCTCTATGTGAGTTCCCGGCTTGCCCAGCCCACCTGTCGGATCCTCCCAGCTCCGCTCTGCCAGGCCCCAGACCACAGACACTCAGGCAGGCACCTGCTGGGTGGGCCCTGATCTCTAGCTGATGGTGTTTCTTTCAGGAACTTCACGTCCATCTTCCACCCTGATTATGGCAACTGTTATATCTTCAACTGGGGCATGACGGAGAAGGCGCTCCCTTCGGCCAACCCCGGAGCTGAGTTTGGTGAGTTTTGGTTCATCCTGGGGCCAGAGCCATGGGGCTTTAAATCCCCACCACGTGGGGCTAAAAGACCAAAGGACCATCAGCTGTCGAGGGTCAGGGCCTGGATTAGACAGGAGGCAGCACAGGGAAGGGCAACCTGTTCGGTGGGTGGGGAGCCATTCCCTTGGccacacaaaatgaacaaacctttttaaaaattttaaagagaaaggaagagtttCATTCGAGCCCACGTTAGGACAGCTGCCTGGGATACACGGTCTTGACAAGGAAGGGAGTGCACCGGGAAAGGAAGTTTGGTGCAGggttatatatgttttttacatCAACAGTTACAAACCATCATGATGAAGAACGTTCCAGAAAGTTACAGACTTTATCTTACGTTTTTAGTATCTGCAAGACTGTATGACTTTAATCTTATGGGAAccagggagggttttttttttttctttttctttatatttggaaTGCTCctttttggttatttgttttaaCAAAGTAGATGTACAACGTGTGCTGGGGCCAGAAATAGAGCCTGTGCTCTGAGGTTTTGGTGGAGTCATTTTGACCCTGGTAAATGTTAAAGTACAGCCTCCCTGGGAGCCTGAAAGCAGGGCCAAGGTAtgttaaaagttgaaaatttcctttatcaCCTTCAACTCCCGTAAACACCTGGGGTGGAGACTGGGGTTCCCATTTTGCTGATCAGCAAGGTGAGGATTCAGAAGCAGTGCAGCTCAGGCAGGGGTCAGGAACTCAGGCTCCCGTGCACGAGTGAAAACTCTCTACCGCTGACCCCCCAGGTAATCCTGAGATCCAGACTGAACTTCTGGAAGCCTTGGTCTCCCCAGAGACAGTACGTGGTAGCATCATAGAGCATATTGTGTACAGCTCATGGAATCACTGTGACATAATGCAGCCACCTGCTCAGTACTGTGCCGGGCAAATGCGAAATGCTCAGTACATGCCGGATATTCTTGGAAGGTTTAAATGAACTTGTCCAAGAGCACACAGTTAACATGTCGCAGAGCCCATACTCTTACTTAGCCTCACTGCTAAACCAAGTTCTTGaacaagacagagagagggtgaaggATTAatggaagcaggggaaggggaagtgaTCGATGACAGAGGCCACTGCATTGGTCCATCTCTGGGGAAAGACTCACGGTGGCCTCAGGATGGCTTCGGCATTCCGGCTGTGAGCCAGGCACAGGTGGGAGCGATCCTTCCTCCCATGAACTTCTGACCTCCCCAGACTCCAAGAGGCAGGCTGTCATTCTAACTATCAGGGCTGTTGGTCAAAAGGGGTACAGGGGGCTACTGACCTCCCTTCAACCAGCTATTATGTCCCTGGAATCTCTGTGCATCACAGAGGTACCGGTCAACTCACTTCACGGCAGACGATTGAGACTAaggagctcagctgcctgtgTTAGAACCCCAACAATTCCCCTTTCTCGCTgggtgaccctggacaagtctcttcacctctctgtgccttggtttcctcacctataaaatggggataagaatagcagctttgtgctcgcttcggcagcacatatactaaaattggaacgatacagagaagattagcatggcccctgcacaaggatgacacgcaaattcgtgaagcgttccatattaaaaaaaaaaaaaaaaaaaaaaagaatagcagcTTTGCTTTTGTGAACGTATAATAAGGTACTTGGGCCCAGCACTcggcacatagcaagtgctcgATAAATACTAGCCTGTTGTCCGACCCACCTAGCATAGTCTTATGGTGCATAACATTGGGGGCTGGTCTCTGTGCACAAGAAGGGAACCGTCGAATGGGGAAGGAAGACCGACAATAAAAGAATCATGTAAGGGAGGCACATATTGGGAGGAAAGTTCCAGAGCTAGAAGAGCAAATAACAAAGACCCTGAGACCTTGTCTtggtagtcagggaaggcttctggaAGAAGTGACTCAGGCTGAGATCCGAAGGAAGAGCAGGAGGATCTTGGAGGGTTAAGGTAGGGACATAATGCCAGAGTAAGGGAACAGTGTTCTTGAGGCATTTGTAAGGGCCCAGCAGCAGGCAGGAGCATGGAGGCCAAGAGGGACTTAATGAAGGGAATGAGGACTCATGTGATTTGAGGTGGGCCGGTGCTGCGCTGTACCCCTGGATCTACCTGCCACGTGGAAAAGAGATCATGGGAGTAGAGGGGAGACATGGTGGCTTGGGCTAGGACAGGGGCCTTGGAGAAGGCAAGGAGTCTCATTTTTGCAAGGCGGAGCCAGTTTCCTGGATGGGCCCCGGAGGTCCCCtgggctctggggctgggggcttgGCTAAGTGGCTGATGGGTCTCCCTTCAGCCTTGGGGAGCAAGTTCAGGCAGCCCTCGGCCCCACCTTCCCACAGGCCTGAAGCTGATCCTGGACATAGGCCAGGACGACTATGTGCCCTTCCTCACGTCCACGGCCGGCGCCCGGCTGATGCTCCATGAGCAGAGGTCATACCCCTTCATCAAAGACGAGGGCATCTACGCCATGTCCGGGACGGAGACATCCATCGGGGTGCTGGTGGTACGGCCGCAGCCGAGGGGAACCGAAGGTGGAACCCTACCTGCCCAGGGCTGAGCTGGCCCTCCCTCATGGCCCATTCCTACCTTATCTTCTGGCTGgaaccccccttccccccgccacCAGGATGGCCATGCTGTGGGGGAAGACAGGCATCATCTGGCACCTACTGGGGCCTATGGCTTCCCATCCCCTTTTGGCATACCCACAGACCCCCATGGGAGGGAGGTACAAAGGGGGCCTCCTAGGGGTGACCGGGGCCTCCAAGAGCAAACTTTATGGACACAGGACAAGCTGGAGCGCAAGGGAGAGCCCTACAGCCAGTGCACCATGAACGGCTCCGACGTCCCCGTGCGAAACCTTTACAGCGACTACAACACCACCTACTCCATCCAGGTAAGAAGCCCTCGAGGCCTCGGTACCTAGAGCCGGTCCACGTCTACCAGGCCCAGGGCCTCGGGGCTCCGGGGGAGCTGGGCCCGGCAAGGCCAGCTCTGCTGGATTTTTGTAGGTGACCGCTGGGTAGTTTGGCGGGTTTGGTGGCCCTTGGGGCTGTGGAACCGGTCCATTCCCTGGGTGCTCTCCAGGGCCCAGGGCTGGCCACTGCTCATCTCCCCTCGGCAGGTATGCCCTTTGGGGGTGCCCAGAACATGGGGATCTCACTCTGGGGTCTCTAAGAAGAACCCTTGTGTGAGAGAGATGCTGTGCTAAGGGCTCGCATGTATTGCCTCATCATTTGATCCTTTCAACACCCCACGGGGCAAGAATAgcacttattatatatatataacatttatttgttctaaGTATTAATATACGAAGAGTAGCAGGCTTATCGTGTGCTAGgcaggcactgttccaagtgctttacacacactaattcatttaatcctcacaacaatgctGAGATGGAGGTAAAATGATTAGGAATGAGGAAGCTGGGATTTACAGGCCCCAGTGCAAACGCCTCATCAGTTTACCCTCTTTGTATCCAGCCTCAATTCCCCTCGCTGCAGCTGGGGCTTCCCTTTAGCCCTGACCTCCAGGGTCAGCCCGGGAGGCCTGTCCTAAGACCCAGCCCCAGTGAATCTGGGACAGTCCGAACCTCTGCACGAGTGACAGAAGTGACCGCTCAATGACacctctcccccagcccaggctgcctttgcagataaggaaactgaggcataactGGGGGGCAGCGTAGTGCCTGCCTCTGTGCCTAAGAGCCCTGAGCATGGCGTGCACTTCCCTTTTGTCTAGGTTACTGGAAATCTAGTGCCCCCTGTGCCCACCCTCCGGCCCACCCTGCCTGGCTGACCTGTCCACCCCACACTCTGACCTGGCCAGTTTGGCCACCTTCTATCTGGAGGGGCTTCGGTCTGCAGTGAGGAACTTGGGGGAACCTTCTGAGCTTCTGAAGGGATAGACAGACAGGCAGCACAGGGAGATGGGAAGCATAGAGATGGAGGCCATGGAGGTATCCATCAGGCCCAGTCTTAGAGACCTCATTCTAGAAAAACCTCACCTCTTGCTTTATCTGGTGCAGCAGCCTCACTGGCCAGAGACCTTGGCAAAGACCCAGGCCCTGGTCAGGCGCTCTGTCTGCACtgccccattccccacccccagcctctgtcACGGGGTCCAGAGAGGACTCCTACTAATCTCCAGGTGAGACAGTGAGGTCTGGAAGAATGGGAGACCCTTGCCCATAGTCAGAACCCCTCATGTGACCCCTCTAGCCCCTCACCCCCTGTGCTTCTCCTGGCTGTGTTTGCAGGGAGGCCACAGCCCTGTCAGGAAGAACACAATAGGACAGGATGTGTGCTAGGTTGGGAAGGAGCAGGCCGGGGAGCAGCAGGAGCACACAACAGGGGGGGCAGGTTCCGTGGCTGGTGGGGCAGAGCcgaggagagcaggggagagcccGAGAGAGTGAGGGTTGGAGCCAGGGGTCCTCCACACACGGACAAGCAGAGACACATGAGTAACAGCCACTTCTGTTCCCCGCCCAGCGCTGGGCCCTCCTCACCTTAGCCCACAGTTATGACTGTCACCCTGCTTCACCCCTGAGTGACTGCAGGACACATAGCTGCCTCCACGTGTGGGGGAACCAGGTCACGGTGACCTGAAACCCCAGCAGTATTTGGAATAAGCCACCCCTCCCCGTGCCATGTGTGGGGCACCAGCTTTGATAGGTGGCGGGGCTGTCCTCAGACAGCTGGGTCTGGCGTGAGCCCCTCTGCAGGTACCGAGGACCAGGGACAGGGAAGGACAGCCACCCCCAGACTGCGGGGTCAGCAGGCGTAGCTCTTCAGCCGGAAGgacccctcccctggctcccgGGGCCGGGTGGGGACATCACAGCCACATCCGTGTCCCCCCTCTCCCACCACTGCAGGCCTGTATCCGCTCCTGCTTCCAAGACCACATGATCCGGAACTGCAGCTGTGGGCACTACCTGTACCCCCTGCCCCGTGGGCAGAGATACTGCAACAACCGGGAGTTCCCCGACTGGGGTGAGTGGGGGGGGCCCCCACCCGCCAGGGCTCTGATCACATAGCCGGGGTGTGGCCTTCACAGTccgcagcccccctccccacccacccctgggcCCCACTCCGTCCTGGTACACACCCACGCATGCATGAGCCCTGTGGGCAGCTGCTGGCGAGCACACgtgtgtgtttacattttcacATGCATGCGGGAGAGGGCTCGGGGGCACTCGTGCCTGGGTTGCTTCCGTGTTTGCATCTGTGCACGCTGGTTTGCATGCCCACATCTGTGCCGAGGTGGCCTCCCAAGGGGAGGGGCCCTGGTGGCCTGGAGTCCAAACATGATGGATGTTGTCAGTGTCAGAGCGAGTCCCACCACCTCTAAAACCAACAACGTATGTAGACAAGAGGGGAAAACTATCCCTTCCAACCACCCATCCCTTCATGCATGACCCCGTGAGCACCGCCCAGCCCGGAATGGGCATGACAAGCAGAGGAAAGCCGCTCTGCTCCTGCTGAGCTGAGTCTGGGATGTCTGGGGGAGGCTCCCCACCCCGGGGCCAGGCTGGGGCAAAACTGGCTGGACAcgaggggcagggtgggaaggGGTGACCCTCCACAGAGACGACTTCCCCTCCCGTCTAGAGACAGGCCTGGGGTGGCCATGGCCAGGAGGGTAGGGGGCAGCCCCAGCctcagaggaggagaggaaaacgTCTAGAAACCCCCACTCTGAGTCTCTtacctcccacccaccctgctcAGCCTATTGTTACTCACACCTGCGCATGAGCGTGGCCCAGAGGGAGACCTGCATCAACATGTGCAAGGAGTCCTGCAAGTGAGtgtgggtgctgggggtgggagggggggactGCAGGGTGGGGGCACGGTGCTGGCAGGGACATCAACAGGGCTGCCTTGTCTCTTCCAGTGACACCCAGTACAAGATGACCATCTCCATGGCTGACTGGCCTTCAGAGGCTTCCGAGGTGAGATGCTGGAGTGGTCAAGCTCCTGGCCGCCCACCTTTGGGCTAGGGACAGGTCTAGGCATAGGCCTGCGGGCTGTTTGTCCCTCCGCTAATGTTTCCCCAAAGCGCTGTGCTGGGGACACGGCAGTGAACAAGACAGGAATGGTCCTTTGCtcttatggagcttacattctggtgggagagagagagcgtacagAAGTTAGATCATTTCACAGTGTGGTAAGGGTGGGAAACAGGATGACTGGAGAGTAACCAGGGGAAACCGCTTTAGACAGAGTGGTCAGGGAAGATCTCCCTGCAAAGGTAACATTTGAGTTAACGCAGGAGGATGGGCTGAGCcagcctgggcagggctggggaggaagatCTTGGAAGAGCAACAGCAAATTCGAGGGCCAGAGGTGGGAAAGAGCTGGCGCAGGATGGCGGGGCCTCTGGGGGAAGACCGGAGACTAGAGTGCCTTCTCCCCATAGCAGCAGCCACAGTGCGAACTATTACCTTCCTCCTCCCAGCGCCAACACGTGGTCCCGGGGGCTTTGGGAAGCTACAGGGCTGTGGTCTgcctccccccatctccccaaATCACAGGGCCCATGTTTGGGAGGGGATGCTGCAGGTGCCATTTTTTTCAGTTGCCTTCTTGGATTCCAGGATTGGATTTTCCATGTCTTGTCTCAGGAGCGGGACCAAAGCACTAATATCACCTTGAGCAGGTGAGCTTAGAGTCTTAGGGGCTGGGGAATGCAGAAAATGGAAGGAACCAGAATCTCATGGGAGGGGTTTGGATGTATGGCGGATATTCAGACACCTTCTCACACTGGTCAGATCCAGGAGAAAGCGTGAAGAAGGAGGCACTGGAAATGAGAGAGAGGCCAGCCAATGGGATTCAGAGTCTGCCACTTCCCAAAGGCGAGCCTATTTCTCCATATGTCACCTGTTCATTTGCCCTttcacccatctgtccatccacccattccTCCATtattcatccatccttccattctTCTACCCATGCACCTGTCCATCtacccattcacccatccatcccatccatccatccttccagatTTCCACTTATCCGTCTATCCACTCACCTATCCACCCCCCATCTATCCATTACCCATTCAACAacccatccatccgtctgtccataCATCCATCTActtatctgtccatccatccacccatccacccatccacccatctatccatccacccattcaaccatctgtccatccacccacccatccacccattcactcatcatccatccatccacttatatgtccatctgtccatccatccacccacccatcatccacccacccatctatccattcatccgtccACCCCAtgcgtccatccatccacccatccttcaTCCCTCTCATCTTCctcccatccatctatccactcaCCCATGTACCTATTCATCCCATTATCccctcatccatccacccacttaTCCTCAATCCACTCTTCCATCTTTCCATCTATCAAATACAAATGCAGATTGAGCACAGGAAAGACACAGGTCACACTCTCAGGGAGTTCCAGTCTAGAGGACAGAAATATGCCAGCAGGGCTTCTGGTGATGAGAGTCTATACAAGACCCTTCCTTTGGAAGCACAGCAGGGAAGGAGCTCTCTGCCTGGGAGATAAGGGAGGTCTGTAGAGGGAGGTGACACTTGCGCTAACTCTCCAAGAAGGAGCAGGAGCTGTTAAGTAAGAGACAAAGATGTCTGGGCAGAAGCCTGGAGGTACAAGAGAGCATAGCTTTTCTGAGAAGTATCAGGTGTAAAGGGGAAGCCCACTTGAGCAACTTTCTGTGCCCTGGGTCCCCTAAGGAAGGAGCAAGGCTTAGGACTCTATGGAGAGGCTGTGTATGGGCCGGGcgccccgggggtgggggaggggagctcagAGCCAGTCTGGGGGCCCACAGGAGTGATGCTGGGCAGAGATGCTCTTTGTGGCCCAAGGCCCAGAGGGGCCAGGAAGGGCAGCACTTTGGGCTTCTGCTTGGACCTCACCACTCACGGCAGTGGACATGTGAGAAGCTCAAGCCAGAGGACTGGGGCCTCCCGGCTGCCTTTcctgtgagtgtgcatgtgcgtgtgtcaGTGTGTCTTGGGGAAGGGGCACCAGCCCTTCTTGCTGCTCCTACAGGAAGGGAATCGTCAAGCTCAACATCTACTTCCAAGAATTCAATTATCGCACCATTGAGGAGTCAGCAGCCAATAACGTGAGTCTGGGGGCTCCTGACACCCCAGCCCTGCCGCCCCTGCACCctgtgggtggggagggtccCGAGACCAACAGGGGAATTAGGAGCGTCCCTAAAGGAGTCACAAGAAGTTTCCCCGGGGCTGAGATGGTCACCCCGTCCCCCTTCCCGGCCGAGGGCCCACCTCACAGGAACCTGGGAGGCGGGGCAGGGCTCAAGGCAGGAATTTGTGGcccaacccccagccctgccagccccTCAGCCCCCTGCTCTCCACAGATCGTCTGGCTGCTCTCCAACCTGGGCGGCCAGTTTGGCTTCTGGATGGGGGGCTCAGTGCTGTGCCTCATCGAGTTTGGAGAGATCCTCATCGACTTCGTGTGGATCACCATCATCAAGCTGGTGGCCTTCGCCAAGAGCCTGCGGCAAAGGCGGGCCCAGGCTTGCTATGCCGGCCCGCCGCCCACCGTGGCTGAGCTGGTGGAGGCTCACACCAACTTCAGCTTCGAGCCCGACGTGGCCGGGCCGGGCCCCGACCCTGGGACCTATCCTGATGAGCAGACCCTGCCCATCCcgggcaccccaccccccaactatGACTCCCTCCGTCTGCAACCACTGGATATCATCGAGTCGGACAGTGAGGGCGATGCCGTCTAGACCCAGGGAGCCCAGAAGTCAGATCCGAGAAGCCGAGATCACTGCCCAAGACTTCACTTTGTGGTGCTCTCCCCAGTGGAAGACGATGGGTTTCCAGGGCCAGAGTCTGTGTCCCTCTACAGAGAGACCAGCAGCTCCTGGCCTGTCCCAAGCCGAGGGCTGTGTGGGGTCACGGTGCTGGTACAGATATGGGAAATGTGTACTCATTTGGTTCCTGCCCGTACCTCCAACCTGGCCTGATCCTTGGCTGGGACATCCCCAGCCAGGCTCCAGAGACCCTAGAGCACCCTCCCCTGCAGGCACACTGGTTTCCTCCCAATGCCAGTCACTGCTCCAGAGACACACAGGCAGACATGCCCTGCCGTCTGTCCCCAGACCCAGCAGTCTTCATCCTGGCCTTGGCTGAGCCCTGCAAATGGGCTGAGTGAGGGCAGCAGTTGTGCAAAGCAGGAAGAGCATCAGGTccaggggcagggatggggggccTGCTGCCAGGTGGCACATATTTtgttctagaaaataaaagtagaagaCACAGACCTGAGCTTTGTTCTTTGTTAGGCTGGACAGTCGGAATGCCCTGATGCACCCTGATGCATCCATACTGGCTTGGAAGCAAGGGCCTGGCCAAGGGAAGGACCTCAAGcaggtgatttttaattttatttaatttacatccaaattagttagctatagtgcaacaatgatttcaggagtagattccttaatgccccttacccatttagcccatccccccctcccacaacccctccagtaaccctctgtttgttctccatatttaagagtctcatgttttgtccccctccctgtttttatattatttttgcttcccttcccttgtgcgcatctgttctgtgtcttacagtccttatatgagtgaagtcatacgatattttactttctctaatttcgcttagcataataccttccagttccatccaggtagttgcaaatggcaagatttcattctttttgattgctgagtcatactccattatatatatacacacacaccccatcttctttatccattcatccatggatggacatttgggctctttccatactttggctattgttgatagtgctgctgtaaacactggggtgaatgtgctcctttgaaacagcacacctgtatcccatggataaatgcctagtagtgcaattgctgggtcgtagggtagttctatttttaattttttgaggcatctccatactgttttccagagtggctgcaccagcttgcattcccaccaacagtgcaaaagagatcctctttctacacacccttgccaacatctgttgttgcctgagttgttactgttagccattctgacaggtgtgaggtggtatctcattgtggttttgatttgtatttgcctgatgagtgatgttgagcattttctcatgtgtcggttggccatctggatgtcgtctttggagaagtgtctattcatgtcctttgcccattttttcaccggattgtttttttgggtgtgagtttgataagttctttacagattttggatactaaccctttatctgatatgtcgtttgcgaatatcttctcccattctgttggttgtcttttagttttgctgattgtttccttcactgtgcagacgctttttatcttgataaggtcccaatagttcatttttgttcgtttcccttgcctccagagacgtgttgagtaagaagttgctgtggccaaggtccaacaggtttttgcctgctttctcctcaaggaatttgatggcttcctgtcttacatttaggtctttcatccatgttgagtttatttttgtgtatggtttaagaatgtggtccaagttcattcttctgcatgtcgccgtccagttttcccagccccactggctgaagagactgtctttattccattggatattctttcctgctttgtcaaagattacttggccatctgtttgtgggtccatttctgggttctctattctgttccattgatctgagtgtcattggatattctttcctgctttgtcaaagattacttggccatctgtttgtgggtccatttctgggttctctattctgttccgttgatctgagtgtctgttcttgtgccagtaccatactgtcttgatgattacagctttgtagtacagcttgaagtccggattgtgatgcctcctgctttggttttccttttcaagatcgctttggctacttggggtcttttctggctccatacaaattgtaggattatttgttctagctctgtgaataatgctggtgttattttgatagggattgcactaaatatgtagattgctttgggtagtatcgacatgttaacaatatttgttcttcctatccaggagcatggaatctttttccatttttttgtgtcttcttcaatttctttgataagctttctacagttttcagtgtatagatttgtcacctctttggttagatttcttcctaggtattttatggcttttggtgcaactgtaaatgggatcaattccttgatttctctttctgttgcttcattgttggtgtataggaatgcaaccgatttctgtgtgttgattttatatcctgcaactctgctgaattcatgaatcaattatagcagttttttggtggaatcttttgggtttcccatatagagtatcatgtcatctgcgaagagtgaaagtttgacctcctcctggccaatgtggatgccttttttttctttgtgttgtctgattgcagaggctaagacttccaatactatgttgaataacagtggcgagagtggacatccctgtcttgttcctgaccttagggggaaagctctcagtttttccccattgaggatgatattagcgttgggtcgttcatatatggcttttatgatctcaaggtatgatccttctatccctactttcttgagggtttttatcaagaaaggatgctgtattttgtcaaatgctttctctgcatttgttgagaggatcatatggttcttgtcctttcttttattaatgtgatgagtcacattgttttgtggttattgaactagccctgcatcccaggtataaatcccacttggtcgtggtgaatgatttttttaatgtattgttggatccagttagctaatatcttgttgaggatttttgcatccatgttcatcagggaaatccaagcaggtgatttttaaagttctttttggGTTGTCCTTGATGCAGTGGACTTATGACTTTTCAAATGCCATCAACTATACTTCTTTGGATAgcagggacagagatggagagagtaaGA
This window encodes:
- the SCNN1B gene encoding amiloride-sensitive sodium channel subunit beta — protein: MHIKKYLLKCLHRLQKGPGYTYKELLVWYCNNTNTHGPKRIICEGPKKKAMWFLITLLFTSLVCWEWGVFIKTYLSWEVSVSLSIGFKTMDFPAVTICNASPFQYSKVKHLLKDLDELMEAVLERILAPEQSYGNASKALNSTIWNYTPLVLIDEQNPHHPVVLDLFGDNHNGSAPGRTCTAQACKVAMRLCSLNGTVCTFRNFTSATRAVTEWYLLQATNIFSQVPNQELVEMGYPAERLILACLFGPEPCSYRNFTSIFHPDYGNCYIFNWGMTEKALPSANPGAEFGLKLILDIGQDDYVPFLTSTAGARLMLHEQRSYPFIKDEGIYAMSGTETSIGVLVDKLERKGEPYSQCTMNGSDVPVRNLYSDYNTTYSIQACIRSCFQDHMIRNCSCGHYLYPLPRGQRYCNNREFPDWAYCYSHLRMSVAQRETCINMCKESCNDTQYKMTISMADWPSEASEDWIFHVLSQERDQSTNITLSRKGIVKLNIYFQEFNYRTIEESAANNIVWLLSNLGGQFGFWMGGSVLCLIEFGEILIDFVWITIIKLVAFAKSLRQRRAQACYAGPPPTVAELVEAHTNFSFEPDVAGPGPDPGTYPDEQTLPIPGTPPPNYDSLRLQPLDIIESDSEGDAV